The DNA region GCGAATCGCTCTGAATAGACGCTCTTTGCTCATATTGAGTCAGCCATATTTACTTTCATGAATACGAAGTATACCAGTTTTTCGAAACCACTTCGTATGCATCATTTGCATACGACATAACTTTGCTTAAGAAGACGATCATAAGCAAATGCTAAGATTCAAGTTATCCAAATAATTAGTTAGCTCCCATAGAATGACTTGATCCTAGGCATAAACCAAAAAAAGTATAAGAAAGGCGTATAAAACGAAAAAACCCTTCATACTGGCTGTATGAAGGGTTTTTAGTAGCGGGGGCAGGACTCGAACCTGCGGCCTCCGGGTTATGAGCCCGACGAGCTACCAACTGCTCTACCCCGCGATGTGGGGCACAAAGGTAAGGAAGGTTTTTAAAAATGCAATACCTTTGTGCTTCTTTCTAGTAAACGGAAGAAAAATTTCTAGGTTACATGGAGCAGCACAAAGCCGGATTCGTCACCATCATCGGGAAACCGAACGTCGGGAAATCCACCCTGATGAACGCCCTGATCGGCGAACGCCTGTCGATCATCACGTCGAAGGCGCAAACGACCCGCCACCGCATTTTCGGCATCATCAACGGCGACGATTTTCAGATTGTCTATTCGGATACGCCGGGCATCATCGAGCCGAAGTACGAACTGCACAAGTCGATGATGAGCTTCGTCAACACCTCGCTCGAAGATGCGGACGTAATTCTGTTCATGACCGACATCTACGAGAAGTTCAGCGAAGAGGAGGTCGTCGCCAAAGTGAACCAGGCCGAAGTGCCGGTGATGCTGCTCATCAACAAGGTGGACCAGGCCGACCAGGAGACGGTGAAGGAGAAGATCGCGTACTGGCAGGAGCGCGTCAAGGCGACGGAAATCATTCCGGTTTCGGCGCTGCACGGCTACAACCTGGAGCGGGTGCTCAACTTCATTCTCGAGCACATTCCGCACCATCCACCCTATTTCCCGAAAGACCAGCTCACCGACAAGTCGGAGCGTTTTTTTGCGTCGGAAATTATCCGCGAAAAGATTCTGCTCAACTACAAGCAGGAGATTCCTTACAGCTGCGAGGTGGTGATCGAGAGCTTTAAGGAGGCCGACGACCTGATCCGCATCCGGGCGGAGATCCTGGTCGAACGGCAGAGCCAGAAGGGCATCCTGATCGGGAAAAACGGCGAAGCGCTCAAAAAAGTGGGCATGCAGGCCCGCAAAGACATGGAAGCGTTTTTCCAGAAGAAAGTATTCCTGGAGCAGTTCGTCAAAGTGGAGCCGCACTGGCGCACCAACCGGCGTCAGCTCGACCAACTCGGCTACTAGTTACACATCGTGCGAGGCACCGGTGCCCGACACCATGCGTGGTGAACTTTTCGGGCGCGCCGCGTGTACCTCTTCAACCTTAACACGTTTATATCCGCCAATCATGGCCAATTTAGTTGCAATCGTCGGCCGCCCCAACGTCGGCAAATCAACCCTGTTCAATCGCCTGGTGGGACACCGTCAGGCCATCATGGATAACGAAAGCGGCGTCACGCGCGACCGCCATTACGGCCACTCCGAGTGGATCGGCAAGTACTTTACCGTCGTCGATACGGGCGGCTACGTCGTCGGGTCCGAAGACGTGTTCGAAGGCGCCATCCGCGAGCAGGTGCAGATCGCCCTCGACGAGGCGACGGTCGTGCTGTTTGTGGTCGACGTCGACGCCGGCATGACGGGCCTGGACGAGGAGTTTGCGCAGGTGTTGCGCCAGACCGACAAGCCGGTGCTGCTGGTGGCGAACAAAGCCGACACCACGGACCGCCATCACATGATGGGCGAATTTTACGCCCTGGGCATGGGCGACCCGTATCCGATTTCCGCCCAGAACGGCGCAGGCACCGGCGATTTGCTCGACCAGGTGGTGAGCTACTTCCAGTCGCCCGGCGAAGAAGATCCTGACGAGGGCGTTCCGCGCATCGCGATTCTGGGCCGCCCCAACGTGGGCAAATCCTCGCTGGTGAATGTACTGCTGGGCCAGGAGCGGAACATCGTGACCGACATTGCCGGCACCACCCGCGACGCTGTGGACGCGCGGTACAAGGCCTACGGCAAAGATTTTATCCTGACCGATACGGCAGGGCTACGTCGCAAATCGCGCGTGAAGGAAAACATCGAGTTTTATTCGGTGATGCGCTCGCTGCGGGCGCTGGAAGACTCCGACGTGTGCGTGATTGTGCTGGACGCCACGCGCGGCATCGAGGCGCAAGACGTCAACATCATTTTTCTGGCCGCCAAAAACAGAAAGGGGCTGGTGATTCTGGTGAACAAGTGGGACCTGGTGGAGAAGGACACCAACACCGCCCGCGATTTTGAACGGGCCATTCAGGCGCGCCTCGAACCGATGGACTACATTCCGGTGCTGTTTGTGTCGGCCCTGACGAAGCAACGCATTTTCCAGGCGATGGAAAAGGCCATTGAGGTGTACGAAAACATGAGCAAGCGCATTCCGACGTCGGAGCTGAACGAAAAAATTCTGCCTGAAATCGAGAAAACACCGCCGCCGACCAGCAAGGGGAAATACATCCGCATCAAGTACATGACCCAGCTACCGACCAAAACGCCGTCGTTCGCATTCTTCTGCAATTTGCCGCAATACGTAAAAGAACCTTATCAACGCTTTTTGGAGAATAAAATTCGGCAAAATTTTGATTTCACAGGTGTTCCTATCAACATCTTCTTCAGAAAAAAATAAATGACGAACCTTGAATAAGTCAGACTCGTAGCTACTTTTGTGTCTTACTTAACTTTCGTTTCAAGATGAAAAAATTGGTTGCTCTCTTATTTGTTGGCGGCGCGCTTGCGTTCGCTGCTTGTTCAGAAGGCACTTCAACTTCGGGCGATGCCGACACGGCAACCGTCCAGGAACCCATGATGAATGCTCCTGCAGAAGGACAGAGCATGGAGGAAATGCCGATGGACACCATGACCACCGACACCACGATGTAATCATCTTATCTTCCTACAAAGAAGCCCCGCCTGTTGCACAGACGGGGCTTTTCTTTTTAAGCGACGTATCGTGGTTTACACGCAGGCGATCTTGCCGATCCGGCGTGCGTGCCGCCCGCCTTCGAAAGCAGTATCCAGAAAGGTCTGCACCATTTCCAGCGCCGTGGCTTCGCTGACGAATCGGGCCGGAATGCACAGAACGTTAGCGTCGTTGTGTTGACGCGTCAGGGCGGCAATCTCGGAGGTCCAGCACAGCGCTGCCCGAATGCCCTGGTGTTTGTTGGCCGCAATGGCCACTCCGTTGCCCGTACCGCAGATCAGCACCCCTAACTCGACCGCACCATCCTCGACCGCACTGGCGACGGGGTGGGCAAAGTCGGGATAGTCGACCGAATCTTCGCTGTAGGTGCCTTTGTCGACAACTTCCAGATGGCGTTCGTTCAGCAAGGCCACTACTTTTTCTTTCAGGGCAAAACCGGCGTGGTCAGCACCGATGGCTATTTTGGTAAACATGGCGTTTATATTTCAGTTTTTTCAGGTACTTCAGCATCGTCCCGCACTTGCAGGGCGCTGATCTGTTTTTCTACTCGCTTGCGCACCACTACGGCCGAGATGCGGATGCCCACTTCGTAAAGCAACAGCAGAGGCAACGATACCATGATCTGGCTGATGACATCCGGTGGTGTGATGACGGCCGAGACGACCAGGATCACCACCAGCGCGTGGCGACGGAAGTAGCGCAACGTGATGGGCGTAACCACGCCCACCTTCGACAGCACATAAATGACGACGGGCAACTGGAACATCAGGCCGCAGGCCAGTACGATCATGGTCACCGTCGAGACGTACGACAGAATGTCGAACTCGTTCAGGATGCTTTCGTCGACCTGGTAGTTGGACAGGAAGTTGACCGAAATGGGCGTGACAATGAAATACCCGAAGGCAATACCCGTCATGAACAGCAACGTCACCCAGAACACGGCACCGGTCGTCATTCCTTTCTCGTGGTCGTACAGGCCGGGTCGTATGAATCGCCACAATTCCCAGAAGGCATACGGAAAAGCGCAAATCAGCCCAACGACAAACGAGGTGGTCAGGTGCATCGAAAACTGACCCGTCATGGTCCGGCTCTGGATCACAAACGGCAGTTTGTCCATGCAAAGCGCCTCGGACCCCATCAGGTTGCCCAGTTTGCAAAACATGCGGTACGTCCAGAAATCGGTACGCGAAGGCCCCAGGATCAGGTCGTGAAAGATCAGTTTCTTCGAAACGAACGCCAGGATGGAAAACACCCCGATGGCCAACCCGGCCCGAATCAAGTGCCACCGGAGTTCTTCCAGGTGGTCGATGAACGACATCTCTTTGCTATCCAACGAATCCTCGTTCCTCATTAGCTCTAGTCATAAAAGTAGGATACCTGTTGCGCGCACGTTTGGAACGTGCATTACGCCTGAAACAGGGGGTAGTCACCCATCCACTGATTAATTTCTTCTTTGACGGCACTCAGCTTGGCGTCGTCGTCGTGGTGCATCAGCACCGTATCGATGTACTCCACAATGCGCGCCATGTCGCTCTCTTTCAGGCCGCGGGTAGTCGCCGCTGCCGTGCCGACCCGCATCCCCGACGTGACGAACGGCGACTTGTCGTCGAACGGCACCATGTTTTTGTTGATGGTGATGTCGGCTTTGATCAATGTATTTTCGGCCAGCTTGCCGGTCAGTCCTTTGGAGCGCAGGTCGATCAGCATCATGTGGTTGTCGGTTCCGCCCGAAATGATGGTGTAGTCACGGGCCACAAAGGCTTTCGCCATGGCCGCGGCATTCTGCTGTACCTGGCGCACGTAGTCGCCGTAGGCGTCGGACAAGGCTTCGTGGAAGGCCACCGCCTTGGCCGCGATGACGTGCTCCAGCGGACCGCCCTGCGTACCGGGGAATACTCCCGAATCGAGCAGCGACGACATGGAACGCAGTTCACCTTTCGGGGTTTTCAGGC from Catalinimonas alkaloidigena includes:
- the tatC gene encoding twin-arginine translocase subunit TatC, with product MRNEDSLDSKEMSFIDHLEELRWHLIRAGLAIGVFSILAFVSKKLIFHDLILGPSRTDFWTYRMFCKLGNLMGSEALCMDKLPFVIQSRTMTGQFSMHLTTSFVVGLICAFPYAFWELWRFIRPGLYDHEKGMTTGAVFWVTLLFMTGIAFGYFIVTPISVNFLSNYQVDESILNEFDILSYVSTVTMIVLACGLMFQLPVVIYVLSKVGVVTPITLRYFRRHALVVILVVSAVITPPDVISQIMVSLPLLLLYEVGIRISAVVVRKRVEKQISALQVRDDAEVPEKTEI
- the era gene encoding GTPase Era, which encodes MEQHKAGFVTIIGKPNVGKSTLMNALIGERLSIITSKAQTTRHRIFGIINGDDFQIVYSDTPGIIEPKYELHKSMMSFVNTSLEDADVILFMTDIYEKFSEEEVVAKVNQAEVPVMLLINKVDQADQETVKEKIAYWQERVKATEIIPVSALHGYNLERVLNFILEHIPHHPPYFPKDQLTDKSERFFASEIIREKILLNYKQEIPYSCEVVIESFKEADDLIRIRAEILVERQSQKGILIGKNGEALKKVGMQARKDMEAFFQKKVFLEQFVKVEPHWRTNRRQLDQLGY
- the der gene encoding ribosome biogenesis GTPase Der, producing the protein MANLVAIVGRPNVGKSTLFNRLVGHRQAIMDNESGVTRDRHYGHSEWIGKYFTVVDTGGYVVGSEDVFEGAIREQVQIALDEATVVLFVVDVDAGMTGLDEEFAQVLRQTDKPVLLVANKADTTDRHHMMGEFYALGMGDPYPISAQNGAGTGDLLDQVVSYFQSPGEEDPDEGVPRIAILGRPNVGKSSLVNVLLGQERNIVTDIAGTTRDAVDARYKAYGKDFILTDTAGLRRKSRVKENIEFYSVMRSLRALEDSDVCVIVLDATRGIEAQDVNIIFLAAKNRKGLVILVNKWDLVEKDTNTARDFERAIQARLEPMDYIPVLFVSALTKQRIFQAMEKAIEVYENMSKRIPTSELNEKILPEIEKTPPPTSKGKYIRIKYMTQLPTKTPSFAFFCNLPQYVKEPYQRFLENKIRQNFDFTGVPINIFFRKK
- the rpiB gene encoding ribose 5-phosphate isomerase B, with protein sequence MFTKIAIGADHAGFALKEKVVALLNERHLEVVDKGTYSEDSVDYPDFAHPVASAVEDGAVELGVLICGTGNGVAIAANKHQGIRAALCWTSEIAALTRQHNDANVLCIPARFVSEATALEMVQTFLDTAFEGGRHARRIGKIACV